CTCCTGGCCCCCCGCGGGCCTCCCCAGACCCTCGGGCTGAGCTGGACAGCGCCGTCCTCCTGACGCGCTCTCTCCTGGCGGACACCCGGCAGCTGGCCACACAGCTGGTAGGAGAGACTGGAGGGGACGCGCTGGGGCCAAGACCCAGAGTCAGGAGGGCTTCTAGGCTACCCTGCTGGTGGCAGAGCCGGGGTGTgagcgcatgtgtgtgtgtgtgtgtgtggcctgtGGTGGAGGATGGAGGGACTCCTGGAGCTGAGCGAGGTCCCTCTCATGGCTTCTTTCCCCCCAGAGAGACAAATTTCCAGCTGACGGAGACCACAACCTGGATTCCCTCCCCACCTTGGCCATGAGTGCAGGGGCGCTGGGAGCCCTGCAGGTAAGTgcaggggagagggatggggcaAAGGTGGGAGCTGGGCAGTGAAGGGGGTGCAGGAAATTGGGGACCGGAGTGGGCATTGCCAAGTGCTCCTTGACGCCCCCGCATGTCCCCCAGCTCCCAGGAGTGCTGACACGGCTGCGGGCAGACCTGTTCTCCTACTTGAGGCACGTGCAGTGGCTGCGCAAGGCAGGAGGCCCTTCCCTGCGGACCCTGGAGCCCGAACTGGGTGCTCTGCAGGCCCGGCTGGACAGGCTGCTGCGCCGGCTGCAGCTCCTGGTATGATGACCTGGCCCTGAGACCCAAGACCCCAAGACTCCAGATCCCAGACCTGCTCTGAGATCCTCACTCTGTCCCTGAGGCACTGAACTCCAAAATCCTGCCCTGAAACTCTAAATTTTCACGTGAGACTCAGAAACCCCATGATCTCGTGATTCCAAAACTCCTACCCTAAAACCCTAAGATTTGAGAGTCCAAACCCTGACCCCAAGACTTGGAGACACTGGCCCAAAGACAAGAGGATTCTAGACCCTGAGACTTGGACACTCTGAACCTCCAGACCTTAAGACCCCTCACCTCCTGACCCTGAGATCCTGACACTTCAAGGCTCTAGACCCTAAGATGATGGACCCCATCTCAAAGCCAGCCTAGAGACCCTAACTCTGCAAACCCCAGACCTCAAGGACCTAGACCCTGAGATCTCAAACTGGAAGACCCCAGACCCTGAGCCCTGAATCCCCAAGACCTCAGATCTAGGTTGTAAGTCCTTAAGACTCCAAGATGCTGACTTTCAAAGCCCCAGAACCAAGACGCTGAGATTGTAAGACTTCAGACTGCAGTTGCTGGACCTGACCCCAAAGGCCCTAGAACTCAAATTCCAACTCTCAGCTCTGAGGCTCCAGACCTGAGAGACCGGCTCTCACCCACAAGTCCCTGAGCTTAAGCCTAGAGACCCCACATCTAAGACCTCAGCCCTGAGATCCTGGGCCTGACCACAGACTTCAACCCTCAGCCCTCACCTAGCTCCAGGATCCTAGCCCTTACTCTACAGACCTCACCCCAAGCCCCATGAACATGGCCCTGGAATCCCAGCCTTAAGACCACCACCTTTTCACCCCAGCCTCAATTTGCTGAATTCAACATCCTGAAGAACTCCCTACCCAGATGACACCCCACCTCACAGGCCAGAGATGCTGTGGAAATATGCAACCTGAACACCCCCCTACTTGATTCAGTATAGGCCCCAaccacccccttccccaacccTCGCTGCACCCCAGACTGTTGCTAACCCTCCGTCCTCTCCCAACAGATGTCccgcctggccctgccccaggtGCCCCCAGACCCACCGGCACCTCCCTTGGCCCCACCGTCCTCAGCCTGGGGAGGCATCCGGGCGGCCCATGCCATCCTTGGGGGCCTGCACCTGACCCTCGACTGGGCTGTCCGGGGCTTGCTGCTGCTGAAAACTCGGCTGTGACCCTCCACCCAGAGCCACCAGCATCCTTCAAAGCcagatcttatttatttatttattttgggactGGGGGCATTGCAGCCAGaggaccccccaccccactgTCTCCCTGTAGTCAGAGATGATCCATCCAGGAGacctgggtgggagtggggtggatCTGTGCCttatttatacttatttatttaagggggtgggtgggaggcaggTGGACTCGGGGgtctctgaagaggagggaactggGGTCCTGGATTTTGGATCTCTAAGGAGTCTGGCCACAGTGTCTCCATGAGACCCACCCCTCTGGGCCTGGGCAGGagcatgtattatttattaagcaattactttttgtgttggggtggggagggagggggaaaggaggCCTGGgtttttgtacaaaaatgtgaGAAACCTTTATGAGATGAAGAAGGGGGAATTAAATTTGTCATACACATCCACTTAGAGATGATTTCtctgggggccaggggctggatGCTGGGGTCCCTGGGGGGCCCTGAGTGGGCAGGGCAGCAGAGGGGGTACTGTCAGTCCCCCAGAGAGGATGAGCTCTGAGGGGCAGGGACTGAGCCTCACCTGGTAGCCAGCACTTcttaggcactcaataaatatttaatggagGTTCCAGAAGGTTCCCCGTGACCAACAGTACTAGTACAGGGCAAAACTGCAAGCTCAAATTTGTTCATTTTggcagtgttcacagcagcgaactggaaacaacctacatgtccaacAGTGCGGGATGGTTATATACATGACAGGGCATCCGTGTGATAGAATACACCAGCCACGAAGAGGGATGCTACAGAGGCCACTTTAGAACAGAAGGAGCCAGCTGCTAACCACTGTGTGATCCCCCTTTTATAGGCCATTTAAAAATCCTAGAAGGAAATACACCAAAACGTTGACAACGGCCACTTCAGGGTAGAAGATGGGGGTGGGATGGTGGGTGACTTTCATTATTTGtgcttctctgtattttccagaatttttacAATGACCATGTATTTTGcatgacacattttaaaaaataataaacactatATTTAGAATGACAGAATATCagcccccctcctccaccccaaaaGCCCTCAGAAGGGGACAAGAGTGACCATTCATTGAACACCTGCTCTGGGCCATGCTCTAAGTACTTACAGGACCCCCTGTATCCTCCAATACcccatattttacagatgagggaaactgaggctcctggAGAAATGTGTGTTGTTTACGGTCACACAGAGCTAGGGAGAGACAGAATTTGATTCTGCCAGAGGTCTGCTTCATTCCAAACTCATGTCCCTTTCTTTATAACCAATGTAGAGCCGCAGACACAGACAAGTTAGAtacaggaaaactgaggccctgtGGGGGTATGGGCCTTAGCCAGGGTCTAGAGAAGGGTCAGTGGCAAGTTGAAACTGTAATTCAGTTCTCCTCTCTTAAGACACAAAATCCTTTTGTTTAATTATCCATTTACAATATCCCTGATGGACCCTCCCAGGGCCCTGGGTTGCCATTAATTTGGGTCTGGAGTAGGGGCTTCTGATTCATCCACCCCAGCCCCAAGACTCCAGGATACATTCCTGCAGGAGAAGGGAGCCCATGGCCCCAGGAGAGTTCCCAGGAAGAATCTGACCAATGAGGTCACAAAGCCCCAACACCGAGGGCTCCTCCCCCAGTCCAGGGCTGACCACCCCTGCAGGGCCATGTCCAAGCCCTGGGGAAGCTCCATCCTCTGGAACCGCTGAGTTCCCGGTACCCATGAAGCCCacagggctggggcctgggagatGGGGGGCCGGGGGGTCATGGACCAGGATGTCAGGTCCCTTACTCTGGCCCCGGGTGACCCACCCTTTTTGCAGCCGCCATGAACCGGCTCCGGAACATCAGGTGTTTGGAGCCACTCCAGGGCCCCCTGAAGTGGGTCCCCACTCTGGGCGAGCTGCAGAAGACCCTTCAGAAGGGCGAATACTTGCCCCTCCGCCCGCTGCCCATGTTTGAGAGTAACTTTGTCCAGGTCCCCGGCTCCCTGCGCCCGGGGGGCagagaggggcaggagggcagcaAGACCCTCTGGGCTGGGGAATGTGGGCCTGGGTGGGCACGAGGCAGCTGGGGGGGCTCTGTGGTGGGGGGTTCGGTGTGGGGGTACCAGAGGAGCATAAAGGAGCggtcccagcccctctccctggaCCCCCAGGTGACCAGCCGAGGGGCCCCCGTGTTCGTGCACCACAGAACTAACCGAGTGACCATGGGTGTGGCTGCCTCCCTGCCAGGCCTGGTGTTGCCAGACATCCTGCTGATGGCCCAGCCACCAGAGGGCAGGGAATGCTCCAACCTCGTCCTCACCAGGTGCCTCCATCTCCCCATCCCCTGCCACCTTGCCCCCATCTCCTGCTCTACCGCCTCCATCTCCTGCCTCTGCCAGGATGATCCCGCTGGACCTGGTCCACCTCTACGTCCACGACCTGACTGCCTGGCGCCTGAAGCTGCGCCTGGTCACAGGCCGCTACTACTACCTTGAGCTGGATGCCCCTGACAATGAGGTTGGCTTTCTGTTCGACCGCTGGATCCACCTCATCAACCTGCTCCAGCAGCCCGCCACCTTCTGGGCCCCCAGGACCCTGCATGTGCCCCCCATGGACCTGGCCAACATGGCACCTCCTGCCTCCACCTGGCGCCTCCAGGTGGGGCCCTGACCCCACAGACCCCTCGGGG
This genomic interval from Vicugna pacos chromosome 9, VicPac4, whole genome shotgun sequence contains the following:
- the IL11 gene encoding interleukin-11 isoform X1 encodes the protein MNSVCCLVLVALSLWPDRATAPGPPPGPPRASPDPRAELDSAVLLTRSLLADTRQLATQLRDKFPADGDHNLDSLPTLAMSAGALGALQLPGVLTRLRADLFSYLRHVQWLRKAGGPSLRTLEPELGALQARLDRLLRRLQLLMSRLALPQVPPDPPAPPLAPPSSAWGGIRAAHAILGGLHLTLDWAVRGLLLLKTRL
- the IL11 gene encoding interleukin-11 isoform X2, producing MSAGALGALQLPGVLTRLRADLFSYLRHVQWLRKAGGPSLRTLEPELGALQARLDRLLRRLQLLMSRLALPQVPPDPPAPPLAPPSSAWGGIRAAHAILGGLHLTLDWAVRGLLLLKTRL